The Brassica napus cultivar Da-Ae chromosome C1, Da-Ae, whole genome shotgun sequence DNA segment GGCCGGTTTTATGAACCATGGGCAAATGGCCATCTTTATCCCTCGTTCTTCGGGAAGCGGAGCAGGAGTTGGCACCCGCAAATCGGGATGAACTGCAGCCGGTGGGGCAGGCTGATCCGGGGCGACAGGTGGAGCTGGTGGGGGAGGCATCTGagatggaagaggaggaggggtCGAAGAAACTCTCCGAGATGTGTGAGAGTCCGGAACTGTCCCggaagaagacgatggaccgctaGAAGAAGATCCATCGCCAAACAAATCCGCATACGTAGGTGCAGGAGCTGCTGGTCTcggtctaggagccatctagaaaatttaaaaaaattaaattaatatatatcctaaacgaattgtttaaaataattttataaactaatcatctaaactaattccgttaactaatcacctaaactaattccctaaactaatcacctaaactaaccacttaaactattaaaaaaaaaaaaaagatagagagagaaagttaccTTAGAGGGGGAGAGGAGTTAGGGAGGAAGATACGAGCAGTGCTCGTCTGAAAGACTTCTCCCATATATCTAACAACGGTTTCCtcgtaacttcgtcgtaatgttacgaggaagttaccaggcccgtgttttcgtttacgacgaagttaccaggcccgtgttttggtttacgacgaagttaccaggcccgtgtttatTCATTTACGAcaaagttaccaggcccgtgttttttcatttacgacgaagttactaGGAAATAGTATTTTctgttacgacgaatttacatggaaataatattttatgttacgacgaagttaccaggcccgtgtttttatttacaacgaatttacgagGAAAGTATGAAACCCcgaaaatcaaatccctaaaccccaaagttaTCATCTTTACCATTATCACTCATTCATACTTTCATCCTCTTTATCCAACTAAAACCCTTAActtcaacaaaataaaattatttaccttAAGAAATAGATATTATACAAGGAAACTTATAGTACACATACATTAAGTATCTCACTTAAGCAATAAAAAACAACATTGGGTACAATATTTTGTAAAgataaaaacaacatttgttacatatattacatcattcTGAATCGTTTGAGTTTTCATCAACATCTGAACAGTCATCATCGTCACTACaatcgaactcgtcttcacgtgcttcatctgtcgcatcttcgggaagatCTTCATATTGATGGTTATTTGGGTCGATCAGAAGATTTTCATCAAGTTGTTGATCAGGAACCTCAACTTCATTAATagcatcttcttcttgcaatggtggttcttctccagcaacaattcgtccacgaggtgtaattttgatagtaGCCAACCAATTAATCCCAGAACTTCGAAGGCGAGGGTATGGAAGAAATCTAACTTGTTCAGCCTGGGAAGCTAGGATGGAATGCTCTAATAACCctggaaattccacttcaataatctcctgcaagatcccgtaaaattATGTTTcgcttttcacacatattccgtagttacttgTTGCCCGATGTCttccatactcgtatgtgtgaaaggtatcCCACATACGAGTATTCTCTGAAGAATGCTTCAATTGTTGTATGTTGCGAATATAACCcaattaataacattttataaacatatgtaatatattataaattaatatttacctgcaagtgcttcatgtacattTGTTGGAAGGAGCTCAGCAAAAGcgaatggaagtagtcgttgcataaacacatgacaatcatgactcttcattctgGAAAACTTTTGAATACGTTCAACACGTTTCGACCAAGTATAACGGTAACCCGATTCGTTGTAAAATACTTGTTAAATTACAACgtctttacgaggaaagatAAGGAAACatgattcgtcgtaaagtccttgTTACATTACAAAGCGTTTACGTGGAATTTAATTTTCCACGTAAAAGTGATGTaactttacaacgactttaaGACGAAACAGTTTCGTTGTAATATTACATctgctttacgacgaaacttcTTTTCGTCGTAACTTCGACGTAATCTacttgtaaatttacgaggaattatatTCGTCGTAAAACTTCGTTGTAAAGCcagtgttttcttgtagtgttgctATCATCTTAAGTAATATACTTgttagatttagttttttttctacgGTTCATGAATTGTTAGGTTGATAGAATTGTTAGGATAATCTTATATTCTTCATATGGACGCTCTTAATGCTAGTTCTAGAGTAattacttaaaatttaaatgttaagATAATTGGAAGACACAAAAGTGTAATTGATTGCCTGATTTAATCCTAGAGAACATAATTCATATATGCAAAGAAATTTCGTTTAGATATTTTGTGAACTTGTCACGTGTTCTtaatccttgtatgaacttttGAACTTACAAAGAGATCTAGACATAAATTATCCTAGCAACGAaatttgattgatttgatttttgtgATTGAGTTCAATAACTGTTCTTAATAAACCTTTTGCACTGCAATTCTGgtttactttgaatttttttttttggtgcttTTCTTATCTGAACTTACAACCATTTTGTTTTCTATCTTTTACTTGCATTACATTCATTATTGTTTACCTTAATTTTatagggaaattgccacaaataccacattcatggTTACACTTTTCATGTATACACTAATCATTTTTactctcacttttaatgaagggttactctcacttttaatgaagggtaaaagattACACATagaattaactaatctagacttagggtttaaagttgaaggGTGGGGTAGAGTTtttagaatgtgaaatttaggattctaataaatatataaataaatacttaaaaatataaaaaaattaaaaaaatagtttcaaacataattttcgattttcaaaaagaaattttgaaaaaggtataaaacaaatttcaaaaaaaaattcaattttttttgtttttaataaaaaaagttcgaatttgaaaaagtataattcaaaaacataatttttttatttatttaaataataatttattatatatatatagaacaagggaataagagtcttttgccacttaatgaataatgtatttttgaaaatgtccctttagtggtggtaaagatgaaaagtggtaccttGAAAGTGGTAAAACATGAAATTTCCACAATTCTATAACTGAAATCTATTGAGTGATCTGAGTTTCTGTGGATTGGACCACTAACTACTACATTGCACCTCTGAAATTATAAAGTAGTTCATAGGGATATTGAATTTATATTAACATAGAGAAGAAATAGTTCAAAATTCAGAACACATATTTTACCATCATGTAGAAGTATAATGTAACTTCTAAAATAAGAAGAACatgtaacatttttattttttttctcaaaaaagttttgaaccaatcaaataattacattttcataatttaaaaatgaaaaaaaattatttataatattagaatatgTAATGAAGGATAAGATGGACCAAAAATGGTAAATGATGGAGAAGGTGTATTGGGGAAAATGATTAGTTaactaaaaatgttttttttattacatgttGAAGATCTGTTGCTGAGACTTTACTACtccacaaaataaatattctgAGTTCTGCATGTTTATAAGATGCACCTTTCAATAAAGGAGATTTACTTCACGTTTAACATTATTGTCTAAATTAacagtgtatatatatatatatatatatatatatttagaaagataaataaattaagtataatatttaaaaatacaatatcaaacatgtgttttaaatatattatatgatacaTGCTTTTATTCTTATAACCTATTCATATCCAtgaattttagtatatatagaaatatatacgGAGTGTTGGTTCTAGTTTTTCCTATTTCGGGAGAAtttggttttataatttttttttttttttggttacatgAGGTGTCAAAACTATATTTGAATCAGTTAACTAATCTTAACTTTTGATTTTGTAGTGACAAAAATGCTTACAATGAAttctaacaaaatatatatattattttattagattttttctataaatatattactcaattaaattttgtaagatatgggtatttatttttccatttattattttcaagtaTTGGCAATTTTTTATTGGTGATAAATCTAAAGAGTCCAAATCcacttaaatataaatatatatatatatatatatatatatatatatatatgtgtgtgtatatgtatgtatgtatatgtgTGTTATTCTCGtaaagttttcttattttcatttgTATTGTAAACCTCGTCCCTAAAACAAGACATAATGGCGTTGGGGAATCTTCCATGGGAGTTAGTGGAAGAGATCCTCTCTCGGGTACCACCAAAAAGTCTTGTTAGATTTAGAGTTGTTTGCAAACAGTGGAATGATCTTTTCCATGATAAAAGTTTTATCAAGACCCAATTGGATCATGCATGTCCACAATTCGTCTTATTTGACCAAAACaagatatttttaatagatgCCAATCTTGATGATCTAGCAATACAGATGCATCAGATTTCTGTAGATATTCCATGTGTGTTAGCTATGAGTCCTTTCAGCACCACTTATTGCGATGGGTTGTTGATTTGTGATCTTCATTGTAACGGGACCGCCGTTTGGAACCCGCTGTTGAGACGCGGTCGACAAATTATGACCAAAAATATTCGATTCAAGTTATGTGGGATAGGATACGATAGTAATAGATCCGAAATAAGTTACAAGTTATTTGGGTATCATTATTATTACGAACACGATTGTAAACTTGAAATATATGAGTGTGCATCTAATACGTGGAAGTATATCAATGCCCCTTACGAAGAATGGCCAATAAAAGAACCGTTAGATAATCATATATCACTTGGTGGAAATTCGTATTGGACTGCTTATAACATCGAGACTAGCGAGTATCTCAtccgaaaatttgatttttcaaaGGAGATATTAAAGAACTTTTGTATTCTACCGTGTAAGAAGAACCATGAGGGAGATACTCATTACCTCTCGGTTTTTAGAGGAAACCGGTTTTCAATGTTAGAACAATGCTATGGAACAAAAGAGATTGAGATTTGGGTTACAACAAAGAAAATCCAAAATGGGGATGAGGAGAATGTGGTATGGGTTAGGTTCATGAATGTCTCAATACCTGAAATACCTAGGTTATTTCACCAGAGTTTCGGACGTTGCCCAAGTTACTTTGTTGATTATATGTACGGAAAGAGCTTTGTCTTGTGTTGTACAGACGAAAATAGACAGGgttctatttatattttgaggGGAGGTTTTTCAAGGAAGATTAAAATAGATTCTAGGGGTGTTGATTTTAATCACTTTATTTATGTTCCAAGTTTCACCCCCATTCCATGAGAAAGTTCagattaagataacaagaatcaAAAGCTTGCATGTAGAGTAGAGGGTTAACATGAGATCAGCGATTATATCTTGTATTGCATTATGACAATATAATTACAAGTTTATTGGCTGGAATATTGAATTATCTtgtgtataaaattatatataagttttgttccttttttttaaataaaactagaTCATGACTCGTGCGTTCGCACATGTGTTTTTTAACTAGTAATTATGGATGTTTAGTCCGGTAAAACCAAACTAATTAAAACCGAAACAAaccaaaatagaaaaagtagTTTGGATTTGGTAATAGTGAATATACGGAATGAATTGTTTTATAAGAAACTGATGTATATAGATATGGTTTGGCATATAAACTAATCAAACCAAATAAACCGATCAATTAAAATACTAtagtataattatatgtatattatataatataattaacaatatatacatagtttattttatagatatgatCTTCATACTTAAAATGttgattttagtaatttaatattttattttaaattaaaagttattttttattttatcaaattaaacaaaacataattttttttggcaaaTATGTGTgctaaaatttagttatttaatagtaTTATGGATTacaaattttctaattttattctATAAAAACTATTACTAAtattaacttaatatttttactaattatttaaatagtaaaataaaaaatactttcgTGTTATATTAAATCTgatatctaattatataaagtaaaattcacaagatttataaaaaactaaatacattatggttttttggtataaaaccgaataaataAAAAACCGATGGTacataaaccgaaccaaaccaaagtagatatgattttaatatgatagttatttttcattaaccgaaaaactgaaaaattgaACCGAGAACCGATATCCAGATTGGAAACCCCTCaatgtaatatataatattatgatttatggaaagattataaatatttataaatgtctGAGTTGTTTATATTGTAGCTAGATGTTAAACTAATCAAAATGATGCCTAAacatatttgatcatttttacTACATGGACCATTTTCATATtgtatttgtttataaatttaacCACTTAATATGTTTGTGTATACTAATAcattaattttctaaaacaaatattttgtggcaaataatgtttttttatctttttcacaTTTACGTGTCTCTTAGTTTACTTTATATTGGAAATATATGAGAAACATACAGCacttaaaaacatatataaacagttttagaattaatgtaatattaatattgagaatattttaaatttttcgcATAGAGTatcaaaatatgttaaatttgTTGGTTAGCTAGATTATAAGAAGTagtagattttattttaattaaataaggaaaatacattaaatacTTAAACTAAGTTTATTAATTGGTTTAGTGGCataagattataaattaattgtaaaCTTAAGGGTTTATTCTTATTTATACTTCTATTTTAACAGATTAGATTTACTTTTATTCCATCAAACCCAGCAAAGGGGATAAGTAACAGAGCAGAAAATAAACCCAACAAAGCGATGAAATTGAGCAAAATTCGGTACTCCGCTCCTTCCACACAAAATATACCGAAGCAACCTGATTATCAGCTTGATACATATAAACTGTATTTTCTGTTAGGTTTTAAACCTTTACCTAGTGCTTAAACTTAGAATGAAATCAGAGATTACAAGCCAATGATTAACACAAAACCCACGAACTCTTTGTTTGCTTAATCTCTTgttatatctctctctctttgcccTTGCTCTCTCTCGGATAATCTCGGAACTTTGATCACCTcctctatatatataacatgatAACCGACTTTACTCCTATTCCATATTACCTTTTGTAAAGTCTTCGCCGACTAACGTAACATTTCCTTAACGTTTTCtttgttaaaatttaatttgtcaATTGACTTATGCTTTAGTATATGAAATATGTACGGCAAATGAGATAGTCGATTTGTTGTATATAGTAGATTTTTATATTAGACTTTTCATGGCAAATTTTCGTAGCCGATTTAAATTTGTAGCCgactttttttatttacgaAGTAGCATacttatgtaaaaaaaatgtgGGTTTGAGTAAACCGAACTTAACTTGATGTCAAagtaaactaattttatttttactttgaaACAAATAAGACCTTCAAATTGAAGACACTTATTAAACTACACCACACTTGTTACCGACCAATCTCAAATCTGTAGTCGTACTCATTCAAAGCACGATACTTTTTTTAACAGAACACAATCCCTAAATGCAACTCGATTGAGAATTAAGTTTGTGAAACTCGATTGAGGGTTAAAGAGAGACACGGGAATATACCTTGGAAATTACTCTTGGTTGAAAACGATTTATCCaccgcaaatgttttcgatttTTGATTCAGATGTGAAGATGGAGTTGAACTTAACTTGATGTCAAagtaaactaattttatttttacttcgaAACAAGCAAGACCTTCAAATTGAAGACACTTATTAAACTACACCACACTTGTTACCGACCAATCTCAAATCTGTAGTCGTACTCATTCAAAGCACGATACTTTTTTTAACAGAACACAATCCCTAAATGCAACTCGATTGAGAATTAAGTTTGTGAAACTCGATTGAGGGTTAAAGAGAGACACGGGACTATACCTTAGAAATTACTCTTGGTTAAAAACGATTTCTCCaccgcaaatgttttcgatttTTGATTCAGATGTGAAGATGGAGTTGAACGTGCAAGAGGAATATGATCTGGGGTAGAAGAATTAAGGGTAGAAATCGAAATCAAGTAATGGGGGGGGGATCaattcttctgttttttttttttaaatatcatgtCGACAAAACCAGTCTCttattaatgtttttcatttttttttaaagggcaAACTTGTGAATAATGAAGTAAAGGTTGGgtttttggtatattttttgttttttgttttaatctagtctagtaataattaaattatataagttAGTCTAGTAATTTGTTCATTAATTAGAGTAATTAAAAGTactttctcttaattttttttttgttacctgAGGTGTCCAAATTATATTGATTAAGTTAACCAATCTTAACTTTTGATTCTGTAATGACAAAAATACTTACAATTAATTCTaaccaaatttgtttttattttattttattagattttgtttataaatatatcacttaaattaattttttaagatataggtatttatgtttctatttttattttaaagtattgacacctttttatcaatttttttggtGATAAATCTAGGGACTAGGGAGTTCACATccactttaatatatatatatatatacacggtatatatatatatatatatatatatatatatatatatatatacggtaCAATGTATTGTAAACCTCGTCCAAGAACCTGATGGCATTGGTGAATCTTCCATGGGAGTTGGTTGAAGAGATCATCTCTCGGATTCCGCCAGAATGTCTTGTTAGATTTAGAGTTGTTTGCAAACAGTGGACTAATCTTTTCCATGAGAAAAGATTCATCAAGACCCAATTGGATCATGCATGTCCACAATTCGTCTTATTTGACCAAAACaagatatttttaatagatgCCAATCTTGATGATCTAGCAATACAGATGCATCAGATTTCTGTAGATATTCCATGTGTGTTAGCTATGACTCCTTTCAGCACCACTTATTGCGATGGGTTGTTGATTTGTGATCTTCATTGTAACGGGACCGCCGTTTGGAACCCGCTGTTGAGACGCGGTCGACAAATTATGACCAAAAATATTCGATTCAAGTTATGTGGGATAGGATACGATAGTAATAGATCCGAAATAAGTTACAAGTTATTTGGGTATCATTATTATTACGAACACGATTGTAAACTTGAAATATATGAGTGTGCATCTAATACGTGGAAGTATATCAATGCCCCTTACGAAGAATGGCCAATAAAAGAACCGTTAGATAATCATATATCACTTGGTGGAAATTCGTATTGGACTGCTTATAACATCGAGACTAGCGAGTATCTCATCcgaaatttgatttttcaaaGGAGATACTAAAGGACTTTTGTATTCTACCGTGTAAGAAGAACCATGAGGGAGATACTCATTACCTCTCGGTTTTTAGAGGAAACCGGTTTTCAATGTTAGAACAATGCAATAGAACAAGTGAGATAGAGATTTGGGTGAcggaaaagaaaatcaaaaatgGGGATAAGGAGGATGTGGTATGGATGAAGTTCATGAGTGTCTCAATACCTGACATCCCTAGGTTAACCTTATCTAACCAGAGTTTAGGACGTTGTCCAAGTTACTTCATTGATGATAGGTATGAAAAGAGCTTTGTCCTGTGTTTTACGGACGAAACTAGACATGGTTGCATTTATATCGCCAAGGGAGGTTTGTCAAGAAAGGTTAAAATAGATGATGTGGGTGATGGTTATAGTCACTGTATATATGTTCCAAGTTTCATCCCCATTCCTCGAGaaagttcaaaataaaaagtggttattttgatcattttcatttttgaaggttatttttgtgacaaaagcTTAAAAATGGCTATTTGAAAGAATTGCCGTTTTTTAAAGCACAcatgtaaacaaaattaatctGTATTActtattttcctatttttaattttttaaggtTGAAATTTACAGCTTAAGTttgcattttataaattaaaaattctatAGCATAATTAAGTAAAGTGAATTCACCTTTGGATTAACAAATTATAATCTCCCTGATACGTTCAACAATAGCTTTAGGGCCTGATTGGTTCAAACACAGTGGTTGCGGGATTTTACGGATATGGATGGTTGCGGTTTGTAacagttttaagagatttgtacgactgattcttcggttagaaattggtgcgtttacgggatacttatgactggttaactaccaaatgcggcaccggttaaataataaataacaatatttatatttggacaattttcataaatagacaattttcaagttttgatcacaaaaatagatcacaaggaggaaaattaccaaaatatttcatttaataggtaaaaggaCTTTAATATtctagatatataagaaaattaaaaaaattaaaaaaaaatgaatttttttatagttttagattatatgttttcaaattcaaacttttttataattagtttttattttaattttaattttaatttttttttcaaattttctttttgtaattcgaaaatactttttgaaacaatgttttaaatttttattttaaaaatttaaatatttattttttattttataaaattttaaatctcaatcccaaatctccaccccttaactctaaacccgaaggtttggattagtttaCTCtatgggtataagtgtatatgtacctatttaataaaatattttggtcattttgatccttagaatctatatttttgacataaattttttagtgctatcctaaGGTATTTccctttatattttatataatataaaaatatcaaaaatc contains these protein-coding regions:
- the LOC125580914 gene encoding F-box protein At3g17710-like, which produces MALGNLPWELVEEILSRVPPKSLVRFRVVCKQWNDLFHDKSFIKTQLDHACPQFVLFDQNKIFLIDANLDDLAIQMHQISVDIPCVLAMSPFSTTYCDGLLICDLHCNGTAVWNPLLRRGRQIMTKNIRFKLCGIGYDSNRSEISYKLFGYHYYYEHDCKLEIYECASNTWKYINAPYEEWPIKEPLDNHISLGGNSYWTAYNIETSEYLIRKFDFSKEILKNFCILPCKKNHEGDTHYLSVFRGNRFSMLEQCYGTKEIEIWVTTKKIQNGDEENVVWVRFMNVSIPEIPRLFHQSFGRCPSYFVDYMYGKSFVLCCTDENRQGSIYILRGGFSRKIKIDSRGVDFNHFIYVPSFTPIP